A single window of Xylocopilactobacillus apicola DNA harbors:
- a CDS encoding BspA family leucine-rich repeat surface protein: MSLNWDRVPNASDGYIVERTTDGYTWTIPPTNYGKHIKVLNVYPTNGGTRYNFLKSWMDQIDPTSGQPVSMGLIDVDEVALVDFNVNPDQYLKNSDGLYQYDGIFFGSADSNGGWQDYNDLTTTSQPKVAAFADTGRSIVLGHDTITTYEGPYMNHDNFGKFRSKLGLKFPREITADGNTYDGTTWPGTDRVKFVNDGILNQYPHYLDSTAIYSISKSHTVSQFFMYDSGATKWMEFSAGNSSFGGKTNYVLDSNGNKIGDNNWYLVTKNNYAMIQTGHTTGECTPDEAKIIANMLYYTSTLNTTTEGADYTVKDTVAPDLPTVNYTSQVGDLWNFNIGAIDRGPDYTYRVKANTDNGMKTSDEVKVPVSSGIKGYIYLLDTDPNGAPAVTKDPVTGNVTNINLTPTNGSQASLSLNVPDPAGKYLHVIAVDNANNVSAVKTVIVSELKWWEIDPITKVLTIFPHELNGANDTSGASVWPWHDQAADITKVVLKPGVTARGSLHNLFADLTSATSIEGIADLNTANVTDMNAMFAHCQSLTSLDVSRFDTANVTDMNSMFNYCTGLTSLNVSSFVTDHVTSMRGMFQACTGITELNLNNFNTGLVQDFSYMFNEMHELKKLNVTSFNTTSATDMTVMFAHMWVLPSLDISSFNTSNVTAMSSMFDGSPKLWHLVIGAGSQLLNNCGLTDPVEETVINDAGQSYYVTANQWREVGGGSLHDPMGTAKNAAQIIADSQTGIGKRIYVWDQMGTQRLSTTTGIDFGTHQAPRHSEEYVTSIQSFNISDNRNGRTGKLWRVEAAISKPFEHVLDSTKKIAGNPLYYHSGGSTTNLTSTAQSIYNGAAGSGYRDTLNIPWSLSFKMKRTDIPIPGQYQATVMYTLVNIP, encoded by the coding sequence GTGAGTTTGAATTGGGATCGGGTTCCCAATGCGTCAGATGGCTACATTGTAGAGCGAACAACTGACGGATATACTTGGACGATTCCTCCGACCAACTACGGTAAGCATATTAAGGTTCTAAATGTTTATCCGACTAATGGCGGAACCCGTTACAACTTTTTGAAATCTTGGATGGACCAGATCGACCCAACCTCGGGGCAACCAGTGTCGATGGGCTTAATTGATGTTGATGAGGTTGCATTAGTCGATTTTAACGTAAATCCTGATCAATATTTAAAAAATAGTGACGGTCTATATCAGTATGATGGAATTTTCTTTGGTTCGGCTGATAGTAACGGTGGGTGGCAAGACTACAATGATTTGACAACTACCTCTCAGCCAAAAGTTGCGGCTTTTGCCGACACTGGTCGTTCAATAGTTTTGGGACACGATACGATTACTACGTATGAGGGTCCGTACATGAATCATGATAATTTCGGGAAATTTAGATCGAAACTTGGTCTTAAGTTTCCCCGAGAAATCACGGCTGACGGTAATACTTATGACGGTACGACTTGGCCGGGAACTGATCGGGTGAAATTCGTAAATGATGGAATCTTGAATCAGTACCCGCATTATCTTGATAGCACAGCGATTTATAGTATTTCGAAATCTCATACGGTGAGTCAGTTTTTTATGTATGATAGTGGCGCAACTAAATGGATGGAATTTTCAGCAGGAAATTCGTCTTTTGGTGGGAAAACTAATTATGTGTTAGATTCAAACGGCAATAAAATTGGGGATAATAACTGGTATTTGGTCACCAAAAATAATTATGCGATGATTCAGACGGGACACACAACAGGGGAGTGTACGCCAGACGAAGCAAAAATTATTGCTAACATGTTGTATTATACGAGTACGCTAAATACAACAACTGAAGGTGCTGACTACACGGTCAAAGATACCGTTGCACCTGATTTGCCGACAGTAAATTATACTTCCCAGGTTGGTGATCTGTGGAATTTTAATATTGGTGCGATTGATCGAGGACCAGACTATACGTACCGAGTTAAAGCTAATACTGATAATGGAATGAAGACCTCAGATGAGGTCAAGGTACCGGTGTCAAGCGGTATTAAAGGATATATCTACTTGTTAGATACTGATCCTAATGGTGCCCCAGCAGTGACGAAGGATCCCGTGACAGGGAACGTAACGAACATTAATCTTACTCCAACTAATGGAAGTCAGGCTAGTTTGTCGTTAAATGTGCCAGATCCAGCTGGTAAATATTTGCACGTCATCGCAGTCGATAATGCCAATAATGTTTCGGCAGTAAAAACGGTCATCGTATCAGAACTAAAGTGGTGGGAAATTGATCCGATTACTAAAGTTTTAACCATTTTTCCACATGAGTTAAATGGAGCAAATGATACATCGGGTGCCTCAGTTTGGCCTTGGCATGATCAAGCGGCGGATATTACAAAAGTAGTACTTAAGCCAGGAGTAACAGCTCGTGGGTCGCTTCACAATTTATTTGCTGATCTTACTTCAGCTACTTCAATTGAAGGTATTGCTGATTTAAACACCGCCAACGTCACTGATATGAACGCAATGTTTGCGCATTGCCAAAGTTTAACTAGTCTTGATGTTAGTCGTTTTGATACAGCGAATGTAACGGACATGAATAGTATGTTTAACTACTGCACAGGGTTAACTAGTTTAAATGTAAGCAGCTTTGTTACGGATCATGTTACTAGTATGCGAGGCATGTTTCAAGCCTGCACGGGCATCACAGAGTTGAATCTAAATAATTTCAATACAGGTCTAGTCCAAGATTTCAGTTACATGTTTAATGAGATGCACGAATTAAAGAAATTAAATGTAACAAGCTTCAATACAACAAGTGCAACTGATATGACGGTTATGTTTGCTCATATGTGGGTATTGCCGAGTCTAGATATTAGTAGTTTTAACACAAGTAACGTTACTGCGATGAGCTCGATGTTTGATGGGAGCCCAAAACTCTGGCATTTAGTTATTGGAGCGGGCTCGCAGCTCCTTAACAATTGTGGCTTAACAGATCCAGTTGAGGAGACTGTCATTAATGATGCGGGTCAAAGTTATTATGTAACTGCTAATCAGTGGCGAGAAGTTGGGGGTGGTTCACTACACGATCCTATGGGAACAGCAAAAAATGCTGCTCAAATTATTGCTGATTCTCAAACAGGAATAGGTAAACGTATTTACGTTTGGGATCAAATGGGGACTCAGAGACTTTCAACTACTACGGGAATTGACTTCGGAACTCATCAAGCGCCACGTCATTCAGAAGAATATGTTACTTCTATCCAAAGTTTTAATATATCCGATAATCGTAATGGTAGGACAGGGAAACTGTGGCGCGTCGAGGCGGCAATTTCGAAGCCATTCGAACATGTTTTGGACAGTACTAAGAAAATTGCTGGTAATCCACTTTATTATCACAGTGGCGGATCTACGACCAACCTTACTTCAACCGCTCAATCGATATATAACGGTGCTGCAGGAAGTGGATATCGAGACACTTTGAACATTCCTTGGAGTTTGAGTTTTAAGATGAAGCGCACTGATATACCAATTCCTGGTCAGTATCAAGCAACTGTAATGTACACATTAGTGAATATTCCTTAA